One window of the Triticum dicoccoides isolate Atlit2015 ecotype Zavitan chromosome 3B, WEW_v2.0, whole genome shotgun sequence genome contains the following:
- the LOC119279571 gene encoding uncharacterized protein LOC119279571 — MPAPSSPGCPTPYSRGLGEAPNRSGCSGFHPWVPGLPWPEGAPPLTGPAARTLHHRVPGPPWRLFLRVPGPLYLGCPDSSDCAHFGQIDPCQLYQRCPPDALSSRCTPFPIVNPVYPCRKKGEHFTLVVCAPEIGSSSSRTRRSSMGDTYVTDVALGEEVITTTVTFSGAAVEDWVEEVYSTYAGCPNQILVGLDVEWRPSYSRVQNPAALLQLCIDQRCLIFQLLHADYIPDALSGFLMDNQFLFVGVGVAADANRLAQDYDLQVLNLEDLRGVAAEKMGIPELRQAGLKDLAREVLGVTIEKPRRITMGPWDACCLSDEQVHYACTDAYVSSQIGLELFTGNY; from the exons ATGCCCGCACCATCCTCCCCCGGGTGCCCGACCCCCTACAGCCGCGGCCTGGGCGAGGCCCCTAACCGGTCCGGGTGCTCGGGCTTTCACCCCTGGGTGCCCGGCCTCCCCTGGCCCGAGGGTGCACCCCCACTGACCGGTCCGGCTGCCCGGACCCTCCACcaccgggtgcccggccctccCTGGCGCCTCTTCCTCCGGGTTCCCGGGCCACTTTACCTCGGGTGCCCGGACTCCTCCGACTGCGCGCATTTTGGGCAAATTGACCCTT GCCAGCTATACCAGAGATGCCCACCCGACGCCTTATCCTCGCGGTGTACTCCCTTCCCTATCGTGAACCCAGTTTACCCTTGTCGAAAAAAAGGAGAACACTTTACCCTTGTCGTTTGCGCACCGGAGATTGGAAGTAGCAGCAGCCGGACGAGGCGATCCAGTATGGGGGACACGTATGTCACCGACGTTGCCCTCGGGGAGGAGGTGATCACCACCACCGTGACGTTCTCCGGCGCGGCCGTGGAGGACTGGGTCGAGGAGGTGTACTCCACGTACGCCGGCTGCCCCAACCAAATCCTCGTCGGGCTCGACGTCGAGTGGCGTCCCAGCTACAGCCGCGTGCAGAACCCCGCCGCGCTCCTGCAGCTCTGCATTGACcagcgctgcctcatcttccagctcctcCACGCCGActacatccctgacgccctgtcggGCTTCCTCATGGACAACCAGTTCTTGTTCGTCGGCGTCGGCGTGGCCGCGGACGCCAATCGCCTGGCCCAGGACTACGACCTGCAGGTGCTCAATCTGGAGGACCTGCGCGGCGTCGCGGCCGAAAAGATGGGCATCCCGGAGCTCCGCCAGGCTGGGCTGAAAGACCTGGCGCGCGAAGTCTTGGGGGTTACCATCGAGAAGCCACGGCGGATTACGATGGGCCCGTGGGACGCCTGCTGCCTCTCCGACGAGCAGGTCCACTACGCCTGCACCGATGCCTACGTCTCCTCGCAGATCGGATTGGAGCTGTTCACCGGAAACTACTAG